A DNA window from Fibrobacter succinogenes contains the following coding sequences:
- a CDS encoding ORF6N domain-containing protein, whose translation MNKKTENTDVIVQKPLVNSSVEKMILVIRDKQVLLDRDLAMLYGVETKALNQAVKRNQERFPERNCFMLKKEEVPESLKSQFVTLNESGNKRGLHIKKMPYAFTEQGVAMLASVLRSDTAIRVSLQIMDAFVEMRHTLMQNGGLVHRLSNLETTVLSQGTKIGDHDRKLDELFEAMDRGEHQTKGLYYNNQMFDAYVFICGLIRQAKKRIVLVDRYVDEKVLAMMLKRNKGVSVTIYTYNKSKVFEVDLATYNAQYIDCPIKILPSYGMHDRFLFIDDSAYHFGASLKDLGTNTFFFSKEDFTLDEVLKKSEEKRQLLEYLATEQSKNT comes from the coding sequence ATGAACAAAAAGACCGAAAATACAGATGTCATCGTACAAAAACCACTCGTCAATTCATCCGTCGAAAAGATGATTCTAGTCATTCGCGACAAGCAAGTTTTGCTAGACCGCGATTTAGCGATGCTTTACGGAGTAGAAACGAAAGCGCTAAACCAAGCGGTTAAGCGAAATCAAGAACGTTTTCCTGAAAGAAACTGCTTTATGTTAAAAAAAGAAGAAGTTCCCGAATCTTTAAAGTCACAATTTGTGACTTTAAACGAGAGCGGCAACAAACGAGGCTTACACATCAAGAAAATGCCCTACGCCTTTACAGAACAGGGAGTTGCAATGCTTGCATCTGTTTTGCGTAGCGATACTGCCATTCGTGTATCCCTCCAAATTATGGACGCATTTGTCGAAATGCGACACACTCTGATGCAAAATGGAGGTTTGGTCCACCGCCTTTCCAATCTCGAGACTACGGTTTTAAGCCAAGGCACCAAAATTGGCGACCACGACCGTAAATTAGACGAACTTTTCGAAGCAATGGACCGAGGAGAACACCAAACAAAAGGGTTATATTACAACAATCAAATGTTCGACGCCTATGTATTCATTTGCGGATTGATCCGACAAGCAAAAAAGCGAATTGTCCTTGTAGACCGCTATGTAGACGAAAAAGTGCTCGCTATGATGCTCAAGCGAAACAAAGGAGTGTCGGTAACAATATACACCTACAACAAAAGCAAGGTATTCGAAGTTGATTTGGCAACATATAATGCTCAGTACATCGATTGTCCTATAAAAATACTACCGAGTTACGGCATGCACGACCGATTCTTATTTATTGACGACTCCGCTTACCATTTTGGCGCATCCCTGAAAGACTTAGGCACAAACACATTTTTCTTTAGCAAAGAAGATTTCACACTAGACGAAGTGCTGAAAAAATCAGAAGAAAAACGACAACTACTAGAGTACTTAGCAACCGAACAGTCAAAGAATACTTGA
- a CDS encoding segregation/condensation protein A: MVDSEVLEQEDYEVKIGSFNGPMDLLVYLVQKKEMTLDQIPIAEIADDFLKWVNEYSETDLSKAGDFLFMASRLMALKVQELLPAEERDPEMEEEYNEDREKLMKEMLEYQRFKQVASGLQEMEAKNFGTYSRGRLEKTQSDDDTLADANIWQLFRAYQKSLKTKISETIHHIELDYVTIQDRQQAINNFLNVHGRALFEDLLDNDSHPIVAAVTFMAMLEMIKTDDIVFRQSELFGPIWIYRKKNNPEYADEMAHETVFFSKDPEVKSGLVDTIRSQAIARSKEKSVGDLAATMREAVLWTERGRNVTDEDLNAMLEGREDISEVQDNPFADMIAEADAAEGAMQAASALAGDTSVPGQDAAQSTNQVPAQLATAESTETAPSQDASDTSPVQDFAQSAEASASENAAIPVQDFAQSATNTASEEESIPAFESSSIEDEAPVLTQGSIPEFGTNKETDFEERAHTFEPVDEPEEVADFESADDSISEPTIVAGNINDLQGLNEDAVKQMSDEEFAAFMQKAQAFYDNSSSATAATTAQSSDAQCTTSAQSATHSAQHSSTPESTSAHFSSDNDSHTPTITKSTSYDFADEKPHNSYSSYTKSAAVQSVQKDEPEEDKYSSYSFGNEMTDEEYIAYLNRSARASRKEEPKSATSTSSAALEKPAESKPAKKSERKSFMPEDDEGGMTDEEYQAYLAEHGDDDEDEEGPVVYGAGKE, encoded by the coding sequence ATGGTTGATTCCGAAGTTCTTGAGCAAGAAGACTACGAGGTTAAAATCGGTTCGTTTAATGGGCCGATGGATTTGCTTGTCTATCTCGTTCAGAAAAAGGAAATGACGCTAGACCAGATTCCCATTGCAGAAATCGCAGATGACTTTCTCAAGTGGGTGAACGAGTATTCCGAAACAGACCTTTCCAAGGCGGGCGACTTCTTGTTTATGGCAAGCCGCTTGATGGCGCTCAAGGTGCAGGAGTTGCTCCCAGCCGAAGAACGCGATCCGGAGATGGAAGAGGAATACAACGAAGACCGCGAAAAGCTCATGAAGGAAATGTTGGAATACCAGCGTTTCAAGCAGGTCGCAAGCGGTCTCCAGGAAATGGAAGCGAAGAACTTCGGAACGTATTCCCGTGGGCGCCTCGAAAAGACGCAGAGCGATGATGACACGCTCGCCGATGCAAACATTTGGCAGCTTTTCCGCGCTTACCAAAAGAGCTTAAAGACAAAGATTTCCGAGACGATCCACCATATTGAATTGGACTATGTGACGATTCAGGACCGTCAGCAGGCGATCAACAACTTCTTGAACGTGCATGGACGTGCGCTTTTTGAAGACTTGCTCGACAACGATTCACACCCGATTGTCGCGGCGGTGACGTTCATGGCTATGCTCGAAATGATCAAGACGGACGATATCGTTTTCCGTCAGAGCGAACTTTTCGGACCGATTTGGATTTACCGCAAGAAGAACAATCCCGAGTATGCCGACGAAATGGCGCACGAGACTGTGTTCTTCAGCAAGGATCCCGAAGTCAAGTCGGGCCTTGTCGATACCATCCGCAGCCAGGCAATTGCACGTTCCAAGGAAAAGAGCGTGGGCGACCTTGCCGCGACGATGCGCGAGGCCGTCCTTTGGACGGAGCGTGGCAGGAACGTTACGGACGAAGACCTCAATGCAATGTTGGAAGGTCGCGAAGATATTTCCGAAGTGCAGGACAATCCGTTTGCCGACATGATTGCGGAAGCGGATGCCGCCGAAGGTGCAATGCAGGCAGCAAGCGCCCTCGCTGGAGACACAAGTGTTCCTGGCCAAGATGCCGCGCAGTCAACGAATCAAGTTCCCGCGCAACTCGCGACCGCAGAAAGCACAGAAACTGCACCGAGTCAAGATGCAAGCGACACAAGTCCGGTTCAAGATTTCGCGCAGTCCGCAGAGGCATCCGCTAGCGAAAACGCAGCAATTCCGGTTCAAGACTTCGCGCAATCAGCAACGAACACCGCAAGCGAAGAAGAATCAATTCCAGCTTTCGAATCGTCAAGCATCGAAGATGAAGCTCCCGTGCTTACGCAGGGTTCGATTCCAGAATTCGGGACAAACAAAGAAACTGATTTTGAGGAACGCGCCCACACGTTCGAACCGGTGGACGAACCCGAAGAAGTCGCGGATTTCGAAAGCGCAGACGATTCTATCAGCGAACCCACAATCGTAGCAGGCAACATAAACGATTTACAAGGCTTGAACGAAGATGCTGTCAAGCAGATGAGCGACGAAGAGTTTGCCGCCTTTATGCAAAAGGCCCAAGCTTTCTACGACAACTCTAGTTCTGCAACCGCCGCAACTACCGCGCAGTCTAGCGATGCACAGTGCACAACTTCCGCGCAATCAGCAACTCACTCTGCACAGCACTCATCAACTCCGGAATCGACATCCGCGCATTTTTCAAGCGATAACGATTCTCACACGCCGACGATTACAAAGTCTACAAGTTACGACTTTGCCGACGAAAAGCCGCACAATTCCTATAGCTCATATACAAAGTCCGCGGCAGTTCAATCCGTACAAAAAGATGAGCCCGAAGAAGACAAGTATTCTTCTTACAGTTTCGGCAACGAAATGACAGACGAGGAATACATCGCCTACTTGAATCGCAGTGCCCGCGCAAGCCGCAAAGAAGAACCAAAGTCCGCGACATCCACATCAAGCGCAGCACTCGAGAAGCCGGCCGAAAGCAAGCCCGCGAAAAAGTCCGAACGCAAATCATTTATGCCCGAAGATGACGAAGGCGGCATGACCGACGAAGAATACCAAGCCTACCTCGCCGAACACGGTGACGATGATGAAGACGAAGAAGGCCCCGTTGTTTACGGAGCCGGAAAAGAATAA
- a CDS encoding N-acetyltransferase, producing MEIEFGILKREELMESVELATRAYMTYEYFTNFFPDPEERRKALLSMQYRAGLTNFGKTHFLTAKVDGKMVAFAQIDDPNYKRPSVLQFLLHGWLLVYWGVKIKRVNAWLAMDTLANKPCHDYQHAGSDIWYTSSVTVDPEYQRMGVGSKFIAFWEDYIREHGGKELTLFTNSEKNLAFYRKNGLEVFDERDILLPDGNKMRSWSVKKLL from the coding sequence ATGGAAATCGAGTTTGGTATATTGAAACGTGAAGAACTGATGGAATCAGTAGAGCTCGCGACAAGAGCTTATATGACTTATGAGTACTTTACGAATTTTTTTCCTGATCCGGAAGAGCGTCGCAAAGCGCTTTTGTCCATGCAGTATAGGGCGGGGCTGACGAATTTTGGAAAGACTCATTTTTTGACTGCAAAAGTCGATGGAAAGATGGTGGCTTTTGCTCAAATCGACGATCCGAATTACAAGAGACCGTCTGTCCTACAGTTTTTGCTCCACGGTTGGCTACTGGTGTATTGGGGCGTGAAAATTAAGCGTGTGAATGCTTGGCTTGCTATGGATACATTGGCAAATAAGCCTTGTCACGATTACCAGCACGCCGGTTCGGACATTTGGTACACGAGCTCTGTCACGGTGGATCCGGAGTACCAGAGGATGGGAGTTGGTTCAAAGTTTATAGCTTTCTGGGAAGACTATATTCGCGAACATGGCGGCAAAGAATTGACTTTGTTTACAAACTCCGAGAAAAACCTTGCATTTTATAGGAAGAACGGTCTCGAAGTATTTGATGAACGAGACATTTTACTCCCTGATGGAAATAAAATGAGAAGTTGGAGCGTGAAAAAATTGCTCTAA
- a CDS encoding zinc metallopeptidase: MMFDPLYMLILVVTLVLSGAVSLLVKTRFAAGQKVNISSGLSGADVAKAILMEAGITDVKVLKHQGFLSDHYNPLNKTLNLSPEVYSGRNASAAGVAAHEVGHAIQHAQGYFPLWLRSAIVPAANIGSNLGPWLVIIGIMLMGMGKALGQSLAIVGVVLFGLATLFSLVTVPVEFDASARAKKALARMEVVAPGREYNTVSGVLFAAGLTYVAAAISSILQLLYWAYRAGLIGGRRDD; the protein is encoded by the coding sequence ATGATGTTCGATCCTTTATACATGTTGATTCTTGTGGTAACGCTCGTTCTTTCGGGCGCCGTATCTTTGCTTGTCAAGACACGCTTTGCTGCAGGCCAAAAAGTCAATATTTCTAGCGGACTTTCGGGTGCAGATGTCGCCAAGGCAATCCTTATGGAAGCGGGCATTACCGATGTAAAAGTGCTCAAGCACCAGGGGTTCCTTTCGGACCATTACAATCCGTTGAACAAGACTCTCAACTTGTCACCCGAAGTTTATTCTGGTCGCAACGCAAGTGCCGCAGGTGTTGCCGCACACGAAGTCGGACATGCGATTCAACATGCTCAGGGATACTTCCCGCTGTGGCTCCGCTCGGCGATTGTTCCGGCTGCAAATATCGGTTCGAATCTTGGGCCGTGGCTTGTGATTATTGGCATTATGCTCATGGGCATGGGTAAGGCGCTTGGTCAATCTCTTGCTATCGTGGGCGTTGTGCTTTTTGGGCTTGCAACGCTTTTCTCGCTGGTGACGGTGCCTGTTGAATTTGATGCATCTGCTCGCGCTAAAAAAGCTCTTGCTCGCATGGAAGTCGTTGCTCCGGGGCGCGAATACAATACCGTTTCGGGCGTCCTCTTTGCTGCTGGTCTTACGTACGTCGCCGCTGCAATTTCTTCTATCTTGCAGTTGCTTTACTGGGCATATCGTGCGGGGCTTATTGGCGGCCGACGAGACGATTAA
- a CDS encoding ABC transporter permease yields MISRLLKVTLTEWKLFFTDPAAVLLLVVAGVLYAFYYPTAYMNQTVTRVPVAVVDLDHSAKSRELTRMASATQQVEVKAVYNDMLEAETAMASEDIFGFMVIPENMEKDLLNKKPTKINIFTHGAYVMLHGTIGTAFSTCALTVGAVSKVKAIALGKKVPSAKAMAMRDPMPLSIQTMFNNTGSYSNYVVPSVLVVILQQSLIIGICVMGGARGHRRFRRNQRYSEVENESLPYRYLGRSLAYFLHYCGFILFYHCFIYNLFDFPRRGELLPMMVFAIVFLSSVINFGMCLSQVFLHRESSMQLFLNLSIPILFLANFSWPAYLMPNWMVAISYILPSTFAVPAWLSIEQMGGDIYDVAPKLYLLAIQSVIYLILGMFLTHLRDKSHFTTGDM; encoded by the coding sequence GGCAGTGCTTTTGCTTGTTGTCGCTGGGGTCCTCTATGCGTTCTATTATCCGACGGCGTATATGAATCAGACTGTGACTCGTGTGCCGGTGGCGGTCGTAGATTTGGACCATTCCGCAAAGTCTAGGGAACTTACGCGAATGGCATCTGCAACGCAACAGGTCGAAGTCAAGGCTGTTTACAATGACATGCTCGAAGCGGAAACCGCTATGGCGAGCGAAGACATTTTTGGTTTCATGGTCATTCCAGAGAACATGGAAAAGGACTTGCTGAACAAGAAGCCGACAAAGATAAACATCTTTACGCATGGCGCCTACGTGATGCTCCATGGTACAATCGGTACCGCGTTCTCGACGTGTGCGTTGACGGTCGGTGCGGTCAGTAAAGTCAAGGCCATTGCGCTTGGCAAAAAAGTGCCCTCGGCAAAAGCGATGGCGATGCGCGACCCGATGCCGCTATCAATACAAACAATGTTCAACAATACAGGTAGCTACTCGAATTATGTTGTTCCTAGCGTACTCGTGGTGATATTGCAACAATCGTTGATTATCGGCATCTGCGTTATGGGCGGCGCTCGCGGTCATCGTCGTTTCCGCAGGAACCAGCGTTATTCCGAAGTCGAGAACGAAAGTTTGCCTTATCGTTACTTGGGGCGTTCGCTGGCGTATTTCTTGCATTATTGCGGGTTCATCCTCTTCTACCATTGCTTTATCTACAACCTCTTTGATTTTCCGCGTCGCGGTGAACTCTTGCCGATGATGGTATTTGCAATTGTGTTCCTTTCGTCGGTCATTAACTTCGGGATGTGTCTTTCACAGGTCTTTTTGCACCGTGAATCGAGCATGCAGCTTTTCTTGAACTTATCCATTCCGATACTGTTCCTCGCGAATTTCAGTTGGCCTGCTTATTTGATGCCGAACTGGATGGTGGCAATCTCGTACATCTTGCCGAGTACCTTTGCAGTGCCCGCCTGGCTTTCGATTGAGCAAATGGGCGGAGACATTTACGATGTGGCGCCAAAATTGTATTTGCTTGCTATTCAGTCAGTTATCTACTTGATTTTGGGAATGTTCCTCACACATTTGCGCGATAAAAGCCATTTTACCACCGGTGATATGTAA